The Janthinobacterium lividum genome has a window encoding:
- the ompR gene encoding two-component system response regulator OmpR codes for MVVDDDVRLRDLLRRYLTEQGFNVFTAESATAMNKLWLRERYDLLVLDLMLPGEDGLSICRRLRGAGDQTPIIMLTAKGEDVDRIVGLEMGADDYLPKPFNPRELVARIGAVLRRKGPDEIPGAPSETPQTFEFGDFVLDLGTRTLKKNGETVPLTTGEFSVLKVFARHARQPLSREKLMELARGREYEVFDRSLDVQISRLRKLIEPDPSSPLFIQTVWGLGYVFIPDGQPR; via the coding sequence ATGGTGGTCGATGACGATGTGCGCCTGCGCGACCTGCTGCGCCGCTACCTGACCGAACAGGGTTTCAATGTCTTCACGGCAGAGAGCGCGACGGCCATGAACAAGCTGTGGCTGCGCGAACGCTACGACCTGCTGGTGCTCGACCTGATGCTGCCGGGCGAAGACGGCCTGTCGATCTGCCGCCGCCTGCGCGGCGCGGGCGACCAGACGCCGATCATCATGCTGACGGCCAAGGGCGAGGATGTGGACCGCATCGTGGGCCTGGAAATGGGTGCCGACGACTACCTGCCGAAACCGTTCAATCCGCGCGAACTGGTGGCCCGCATCGGCGCCGTGCTGCGCCGCAAGGGCCCCGATGAAATCCCGGGCGCGCCGTCGGAAACGCCGCAAACCTTCGAATTCGGCGACTTCGTGCTGGACCTCGGCACGCGTACCCTGAAAAAGAATGGCGAAACGGTGCCGCTGACGACCGGCGAGTTTTCTGTGCTAAAAGTGTTTGCCCGCCATGCGCGCCAGCCGCTGTCGCGCGAGAAACTCATGGAACTGGCGCGCGGCCGCGAATACGAAGTATTCGACCGCAGCCTGGACGTGCAAATCTCGCGCCTGCGCAAGCTGATCGAACCCGATCCGTCGAGCCCGCTGTTCATCCAGACTGTGTGGGGCCTCGGCTACGTCTTCATCCCGGACGGACAGCCGCGCTGA
- a CDS encoding chemotaxis protein CheW, giving the protein MQPTTTPGAATAQYLTQYLSFRLGGLEYGLDYRCVRELRPLKELDRFSSEGEVLHSVAVSRGVIIPIVDMRAAFGSAHGAPDPATDVIILQLSNGVMGMVVDGVTDIVTLAASDIAAVPGLGEAEADYLLGLGTVAGRRLILVDIDRLMAIRSPSPMQAA; this is encoded by the coding sequence ATGCAGCCCACGACTACGCCTGGCGCCGCAACTGCGCAATACCTGACGCAGTACTTGAGTTTCCGGCTGGGCGGCCTGGAATACGGCCTCGATTACCGTTGCGTGCGGGAATTGCGTCCGCTGAAGGAACTCGACCGCTTTTCCTCGGAAGGGGAAGTGCTGCACAGCGTGGCCGTTTCGCGCGGCGTGATCATCCCCATCGTCGACATGCGCGCCGCGTTCGGCAGCGCCCACGGCGCGCCCGATCCGGCCACCGACGTGATCATCTTGCAGCTGAGCAATGGCGTGATGGGCATGGTGGTCGATGGCGTCACCGATATCGTCACCCTGGCCGCCAGCGACATCGCCGCCGTGCCCGGCCTGGGCGAGGCGGAAGCCGATTATCTGCTGGGCCTGGGCACGGTGGCGGGCCGCCGATTGATTCTCGTCGACATCGACCGCCTGATGGCGATCCGCAGCCCCAGCCCCATGCAGGCAGCCTAA
- a CDS encoding flagellar assembly protein A, whose translation MSDDDTPVPNAAPAGGLPHGIVQRDEGVFLDLSLAPAQLRIAVDQLFQSGQLLAGLDYGLFLLTLFHAPAPRAAPKGDALLRIAVRVAPFPPPRRALYQQVKIRGDSAEFYFEALSPDSDGQVPARREFDELVADLWCKGVHYGIDSAAVRAMLASGKAERITVARVLPPQPGRDAQLVEVSQGIHRDDAPRERSDGRLDLLSFKNRFPQVKKHARLLRLLPGMPGLPGYDLAGTLLPPPAPLELDLLTVAGAGTAVEHFSDGDFLVATLDGYVNVDEHGKMSIENKIVSREGVSSRTTGNLKLRAAYEEYGEVQEQRQLDGSDITIHGDVYGHLHSHGGLIWLQRNLVGGTAFNEHGDVRVEGVASGSVLQALSGEVHVKRAESCVIAGTRVVIDSASNCEIIADEVVIELAEGCAVAAHTIRIGSAGPRKQVEMLLFPLVPDLSALEQKIAESLAKAAQYQQVQHKRQQEIDAIAQLPEVRNYLTLAGQLRRGELQLQPTQQLQYDKLAARIAPVLKEVARLRVEVKQSEILHAQMLALVAQVRQERQATAGQSRCTLGLVDGETTVRALVVPPGPAKVYDRPPKEIKALLRSATPATQPVFADSTGSLDWTYQPPP comes from the coding sequence GTGAGCGACGACGACACACCGGTTCCTAATGCGGCCCCCGCAGGCGGCTTGCCGCACGGTATCGTCCAGCGCGACGAGGGCGTGTTCCTTGACTTGTCCCTGGCGCCGGCGCAGCTGCGCATTGCCGTCGACCAGTTGTTCCAGTCGGGCCAGCTGCTGGCCGGCCTCGATTACGGTTTGTTCCTGCTGACCCTGTTCCATGCCCCCGCGCCCCGCGCCGCGCCCAAGGGCGACGCCTTGCTGCGCATCGCCGTACGCGTGGCGCCATTCCCACCTCCGCGCCGCGCGCTGTATCAACAGGTCAAGATCCGTGGCGACAGCGCCGAGTTTTATTTTGAAGCTTTGTCTCCTGACTCGGATGGCCAGGTGCCGGCGCGGCGCGAGTTTGACGAGCTGGTGGCCGACCTGTGGTGCAAGGGCGTGCACTACGGCATCGATAGCGCGGCTGTGCGCGCCATGCTCGCCAGCGGCAAGGCCGAGCGCATCACGGTGGCGCGGGTGCTGCCGCCGCAGCCGGGACGCGACGCCCAGCTCGTTGAAGTGTCGCAAGGTATACACCGCGACGATGCGCCGCGCGAACGCTCCGATGGCCGCCTGGATTTGCTCAGCTTCAAGAACCGCTTTCCACAAGTGAAAAAACACGCGCGCCTGCTGCGTCTGCTGCCGGGCATGCCCGGTTTGCCCGGCTACGACCTGGCCGGCACGCTGCTGCCGCCGCCCGCACCGCTGGAACTGGACCTGCTCACGGTGGCGGGGGCAGGCACGGCGGTCGAGCATTTCAGCGATGGCGATTTCCTCGTCGCCACCCTGGATGGGTATGTGAATGTCGATGAGCACGGCAAGATGTCGATCGAAAACAAGATCGTCAGCCGCGAAGGCGTCAGCAGCCGCACCACGGGTAATTTGAAGCTGCGCGCCGCCTACGAGGAGTATGGCGAAGTGCAGGAGCAGCGCCAGCTCGACGGCAGCGATATCACCATCCATGGCGATGTGTATGGCCATCTGCACTCGCATGGCGGCTTAATTTGGTTACAGCGCAACCTGGTGGGCGGCACGGCATTTAATGAACACGGCGACGTGCGCGTCGAGGGTGTCGCTTCCGGTTCCGTGCTGCAGGCGCTGAGCGGCGAAGTGCATGTGAAGCGTGCGGAAAGCTGCGTCATCGCCGGCACGCGCGTGGTGATAGACAGCGCCAGCAATTGCGAGATCATTGCCGACGAGGTCGTCATCGAACTGGCCGAAGGCTGCGCCGTGGCGGCGCACACCATCCGCATCGGCAGCGCCGGTCCCCGCAAGCAGGTGGAGATGCTGCTGTTCCCCCTGGTGCCCGATTTGAGCGCCCTGGAACAAAAGATCGCGGAAAGCTTGGCCAAGGCCGCGCAATACCAGCAGGTGCAGCACAAGCGCCAGCAGGAAATCGATGCCATCGCGCAATTACCCGAGGTACGCAATTACCTGACCCTGGCGGGCCAGCTGCGGCGCGGCGAATTGCAGCTGCAGCCAACGCAACAGCTGCAGTACGACAAGCTGGCCGCGCGCATCGCCCCCGTGCTGAAGGAAGTGGCGCGGCTGCGCGTGGAAGTGAAACAGTCGGAAATCCTGCATGCGCAAATGCTGGCGCTGGTGGCGCAAGTGCGCCAGGAGCGGCAGGCGACGGCTGGCCAGTCGCGCTGTACCCTGGGCCTGGTCGATGGCGAAACGACGGTACGCGCCCTCGTCGTGCCGCCCGGGCCGGCCAAGGTTTACGACCGGCCGCCAAAAGAAATCAAGGCCTTGTTGCGCAGCGCCACGCCAGCCACGCAGCCCGTGTTCGCGGACAGCACTGGCAGCCTGGACTGGACCTACCAGCCGCCGCCGTAA
- a CDS encoding FAD-dependent oxidoreductase: MNTPPVLIVGAGPTGLMLALRLARHGVDCRIIDKNSGPGQASRAMAVHARTLEFYQQLGFADELVSLGIKINAMHIHEGGEELVKLALGEIGEGLSPYPFVLSLPQDEHERFLISKLAAAGVYVEWNVALDLWTQDDREVQAILLKDGERQYCTFDYICGCDGARSKVREIAGFDFSGGTYDHLYYVADAQVAGNNTDLHAHLGANSFALMLPVRTSGMQRLIGILPDRPDGAPAPVFDDVREQVESLLNIHVEHVNWFSTYKVHHRVAARFRERRCFILGDAAHLHSPVGGQGMNTGLGDAVNLAWKLAQKLRGQSNDALLDTYESERIVFARKLVATTDRAFQAIVAQGMAGQFLRRWLVPHALPFLSGFGRARRLLFQTVSQIQISYEDSALSAGHAEYLRGGDRLPWFSDGTQDNFTALRSMDWQLHIYGEAAPELLGEARVLKLPVHCYTYNVAAKLAGLGRDAAYLVRPDGHIALALHLQESGALRALALRLGLHFGPAESGKTAPRPV; encoded by the coding sequence ATGAATACTCCTCCCGTATTGATCGTCGGCGCCGGTCCTACCGGCCTCATGCTTGCCCTGCGCCTGGCGCGCCATGGCGTCGATTGCCGCATCATCGACAAGAACAGCGGTCCCGGGCAGGCGTCGCGGGCCATGGCCGTGCATGCGCGCACCCTGGAGTTTTACCAGCAGCTGGGCTTTGCCGATGAGCTGGTCAGCCTGGGCATCAAGATCAATGCCATGCACATCCATGAAGGGGGAGAAGAGCTGGTGAAACTGGCGCTGGGCGAGATCGGCGAAGGGCTGAGCCCCTACCCTTTCGTGCTGAGCCTGCCGCAGGATGAGCATGAACGCTTTCTTATCAGCAAGCTGGCGGCGGCCGGCGTGTATGTGGAATGGAATGTGGCGCTGGACCTGTGGACGCAGGACGATCGCGAAGTGCAAGCCATCCTGCTGAAAGATGGCGAACGGCAATATTGTACGTTTGACTATATTTGCGGCTGCGACGGCGCCCGCAGCAAGGTCCGCGAAATCGCCGGTTTCGACTTTTCTGGCGGCACCTACGACCACCTGTACTACGTGGCCGATGCACAAGTGGCCGGCAACAATACGGATTTGCACGCCCACTTGGGCGCAAACTCTTTCGCCCTGATGCTGCCCGTGCGCACCAGCGGCATGCAGCGCCTGATCGGCATCCTGCCCGACCGCCCCGATGGCGCGCCGGCGCCCGTCTTTGACGACGTGCGGGAGCAGGTGGAAAGTTTGCTGAATATCCATGTCGAGCACGTCAACTGGTTTTCCACCTATAAAGTCCACCACCGGGTGGCGGCGCGGTTTCGCGAACGGCGCTGCTTCATCCTCGGCGACGCGGCTCATCTGCACAGCCCCGTGGGCGGCCAGGGCATGAACACGGGCCTTGGCGACGCCGTCAACCTGGCCTGGAAACTGGCGCAAAAGCTGCGGGGACAGAGCAACGACGCCTTGCTCGATACCTATGAAAGCGAGCGCATCGTGTTTGCCCGCAAACTCGTCGCCACCACCGACCGCGCCTTCCAGGCCATCGTCGCGCAAGGCATGGCCGGGCAATTCCTGCGCCGCTGGCTGGTGCCGCACGCGCTGCCCTTCCTCTCGGGCTTCGGGCGGGCGCGCCGTTTGCTGTTCCAGACCGTGTCGCAAATCCAGATCAGCTATGAAGACAGCGCCCTTTCCGCTGGCCACGCGGAATACCTGCGGGGCGGCGACCGCCTGCCATGGTTCTCGGACGGCACGCAAGACAATTTCACGGCCTTGCGCAGCATGGATTGGCAATTGCACATCTATGGCGAAGCGGCGCCCGAGCTGCTCGGCGAAGCGCGCGTGCTGAAACTGCCCGTGCATTGCTATACCTATAACGTGGCCGCCAAGCTGGCCGGCCTGGGCCGCGACGCGGCCTACCTCGTGCGCCCCGACGGCCACATCGCGCTGGCCCTGCATTTGCAGGAGAGCGGCGCCCTGCGCGCCCTGGCCTTGCGACTGGGCCTGCATTTCGGTCCGGCAGAATCGGGGAAGACGGCGCCACGGCCTGTGTAG
- a CDS encoding ArsC family reductase — translation MTTITLYGIPNCDTVKKARTWLAAQQLDFTFHDFKKQGLERATVEAWLQQLPWDVLVNKKGTTWRALSDERKASITDAASAVDLMLENPSIIKRPVLDKDGKFSVAFSDAQYQAIFSL, via the coding sequence ATGACGACCATTACACTCTACGGTATCCCCAACTGCGATACCGTCAAAAAGGCCCGCACCTGGCTGGCCGCGCAACAACTCGATTTCACTTTCCACGACTTCAAGAAGCAGGGCCTGGAACGCGCTACTGTCGAGGCATGGTTGCAGCAATTGCCGTGGGATGTGCTGGTCAACAAGAAAGGCACGACCTGGCGCGCCCTGTCCGACGAACGCAAGGCCTCCATCACCGATGCGGCCAGCGCCGTGGACCTGATGCTGGAAAACCCGTCCATCATCAAGCGCCCCGTGCTGGACAAGGATGGAAAGTTCAGCGTGGCGTTTTCGGATGCGCAGTACCAGGCCATTTTCTCGCTGTAA
- the prmB gene encoding 50S ribosomal protein L3 N(5)-glutamine methyltransferase, with protein MTPNPFSTPRDLLRYAVTRFNTAKLFFGHGSAEALDEAAYLILHTLKLPLDKLEPFLDAKLLPSEVASVMTVIDRRSIDRVPAAYITKEGWLGTYNFYVDERVIVPRSFIAELIPEYFSPWVAEPEAVENILELCTGSGCLSIMMADAFPNAAVDAVDISADALAVAKRNVDTYKLQDRVTLIESDLYANVPAKKYDLIISNPPYVNSASMGTLPQEYLAEPQIALDGGSDGMDLVRKIIAGAAERLTDDGILMIEIGNERAYAEAAFGELGLTWLTTSAGDDMVFLLTAEQLKLA; from the coding sequence ATGACCCCGAACCCGTTTTCCACGCCACGCGACCTGCTGCGCTACGCCGTTACCCGTTTTAATACCGCCAAGCTGTTTTTCGGCCACGGCAGCGCCGAAGCGTTAGACGAAGCGGCCTATCTGATCCTGCACACGTTGAAGTTGCCACTCGACAAGCTCGAACCTTTCCTCGACGCCAAATTGCTGCCGTCGGAAGTGGCCAGCGTGATGACGGTCATCGACCGCCGCAGCATCGACCGCGTGCCAGCCGCCTACATCACCAAGGAAGGCTGGCTGGGCACGTACAATTTCTATGTGGACGAGCGCGTGATCGTGCCCCGCTCCTTCATCGCCGAGCTGATCCCTGAATACTTTTCGCCATGGGTGGCGGAACCGGAAGCCGTGGAAAACATCCTGGAACTGTGCACCGGTTCGGGCTGCCTCTCCATCATGATGGCCGACGCCTTCCCGAACGCCGCCGTTGACGCCGTGGACATTTCCGCCGACGCGCTGGCCGTGGCCAAGCGCAACGTCGACACGTACAAATTGCAGGACCGCGTCACCTTGATCGAATCGGACCTGTACGCGAACGTGCCGGCCAAGAAATACGACTTGATCATCAGCAACCCGCCATACGTAAATTCCGCGTCGATGGGCACCCTGCCGCAGGAATACCTGGCCGAACCGCAAATCGCCCTCGACGGCGGCAGCGACGGCATGGACCTGGTACGCAAGATCATCGCCGGCGCGGCCGAGCGCCTGACGGACGACGGCATCCTGATGATTGAAATCGGCAACGAACGCGCATACGCGGAAGCGGCCTTCGGCGAGCTGGGCCTGACCTGGCTGACGACGAGCGCCGGCGACGACATGGTATTCCTGCTGACGGCCGAGCAGCTCAAGCTGGCATAA
- the dapE gene encoding succinyl-diaminopimelate desuccinylase: MTTSKTLALTEKLIALSSVTPDDKGCQQHLIDLLTPLGFVCETIQSNDVTNLWARRGLSSPVFVFAGHTDVVPTGPVEQWRSLPFIPTHRDGKLYGRGAADMKTSIAAMVVACEEFIAATPEHTGSIAFLITSDEEGPATDGTVIVCDKLKERGEQIDYCLVGEPTSSAQLGDMIKNGRRGSLSGRLTIKGVQGHIAYPHLAKNPIHEAAQALADLVEEKWDAGNEYYLPTSWQMSNINAGTGANNVIPGDMVIDFNFRFSTASTAESLQERVHAILDKHDLEYALQWTLSGLPFLTPRGTLSDALSAAILEETGITTELSTTGGTSDGRFIAQICPQVIEFGPPNASIHKIDEHIELRHIDPLKNIYRRTLEHLLPV, translated from the coding sequence ATGACCACCTCCAAAACCCTCGCCCTGACCGAAAAACTGATCGCCCTGTCCTCGGTCACGCCCGACGACAAGGGCTGCCAGCAGCACCTGATCGACCTCCTCACGCCGCTGGGCTTTGTCTGCGAGACGATACAGTCGAACGACGTCACCAACCTGTGGGCGCGCCGCGGATTGAGCTCGCCCGTGTTCGTCTTTGCCGGCCATACGGACGTGGTGCCGACCGGCCCCGTCGAGCAATGGCGCTCGCTGCCGTTCATTCCCACGCACCGCGACGGCAAGCTGTACGGCCGTGGCGCGGCCGACATGAAGACGTCGATCGCCGCCATGGTGGTGGCCTGTGAAGAGTTCATCGCCGCCACGCCCGAGCACACAGGATCGATCGCTTTCCTGATCACCAGCGACGAGGAAGGCCCGGCCACGGACGGCACCGTCATCGTCTGCGACAAGTTGAAAGAGCGCGGCGAGCAGATCGATTATTGCCTGGTGGGCGAGCCCACGTCGAGCGCGCAACTGGGCGACATGATCAAGAATGGCCGCCGTGGTTCGCTGTCGGGCCGATTGACGATCAAGGGCGTGCAAGGCCATATCGCCTACCCGCACCTGGCGAAAAACCCGATCCACGAAGCGGCGCAGGCACTGGCCGACCTGGTCGAGGAAAAATGGGATGCCGGCAATGAGTATTACCTGCCGACCTCGTGGCAAATGTCGAATATCAACGCAGGCACGGGCGCCAACAACGTGATTCCTGGCGACATGGTGATCGACTTCAACTTCCGCTTTTCCACGGCCAGCACGGCAGAAAGCTTGCAGGAACGGGTCCACGCCATCCTCGACAAGCATGACTTGGAATACGCTTTGCAGTGGACCCTGAGCGGCCTGCCCTTCCTCACGCCGCGCGGCACCTTGAGCGATGCGCTGTCCGCCGCCATCCTGGAAGAAACGGGCATCACGACGGAGCTGTCGACCACGGGCGGCACCTCGGATGGCCGGTTTATCGCGCAAATCTGCCCCCAAGTGATAGAATTCGGGCCGCCCAATGCCAGTATTCACAAGATCGACGAGCATATCGAACTGCGCCACATCGATCCCCTGAAGAATATTTACCGGCGCACGCTGGAGCACTTGCTGCCCGTCTGA
- a CDS encoding ATP-binding protein, producing the protein MMKLFPDISLARLKSGLFWRTFLLLGTLTTVSMIAWFSMISFIQREPQAQQISAQIISVVTITHAALTHSAPELRRELLFDLVSNEGIRIFSLEEDDRIEPPPDNYLMPDIEALVKAKLGKDTRFSARVNGVAGFWVSFKIDDDEYWLMLDRERLRGLTGFQWLGWASLVSLLSLLGAAIISSLINLPLSRLTAAARDIAKGKQPTPLPEKGPIEIIEANRSFNQMVDDLKQVESDRAVILAGISHDLRTPLARMQLEVEMANLSDEAREGIQSDIGQMDAIIGQFLDYARPTEASSFTDVDLSGLLSDMTREAMRLSDLKINASIADGAHAMGNPTDLRRVLNNLIENARRYGKTPGSDMTEIDITCQVRTSHGAKKVIIEVQDHGTGVPAEKIEQLMKPFTRLDTARGQANGAGLGLAIVDRVLLRHGAELQVRNREGGGLAFQISLPAVSAV; encoded by the coding sequence ATGATGAAGCTTTTTCCCGATATCAGCCTGGCGCGGCTGAAAAGCGGCTTGTTCTGGCGCACCTTTTTGTTGCTCGGCACCTTGACCACGGTCAGCATGATCGCCTGGTTCAGCATGATTTCCTTCATCCAGCGTGAGCCGCAGGCGCAGCAGATTTCCGCTCAGATCATTTCCGTCGTCACCATCACGCATGCGGCATTGACGCACTCGGCTCCCGAGCTGCGGCGCGAGCTGCTGTTCGACCTCGTCAGCAATGAAGGCATCCGCATCTTCTCGCTGGAAGAGGACGACCGCATCGAGCCGCCGCCCGACAATTACCTGATGCCCGACATCGAAGCGCTGGTGAAGGCCAAGCTGGGCAAGGACACGCGCTTTTCCGCGCGCGTCAACGGCGTGGCCGGCTTCTGGGTCAGCTTCAAGATCGATGACGACGAGTACTGGCTGATGCTGGACCGCGAGCGTCTGCGGGGCCTGACGGGGTTCCAGTGGCTGGGCTGGGCCAGCCTGGTGTCCCTGCTGTCCCTGCTGGGCGCGGCCATCATTTCCAGCCTGATCAATCTGCCGCTGTCGCGCCTGACGGCGGCCGCGCGCGACATCGCCAAGGGCAAGCAACCGACCCCGCTGCCGGAAAAGGGCCCGATCGAAATCATCGAGGCGAACCGCAGCTTCAACCAGATGGTCGACGATCTGAAACAGGTGGAATCGGACCGCGCCGTGATTTTGGCCGGTATTTCGCACGACTTGCGCACGCCGCTGGCGCGCATGCAGCTGGAAGTGGAAATGGCGAATCTGTCGGACGAGGCGCGCGAAGGCATCCAGTCCGATATCGGGCAAATGGACGCCATCATCGGCCAGTTCCTCGACTATGCCAGGCCGACGGAAGCGTCGAGCTTTACCGATGTCGACCTGAGCGGCCTGCTCAGCGACATGACGCGCGAAGCCATGCGCTTGTCGGACCTGAAGATCAACGCCAGCATCGCCGACGGCGCGCATGCGATGGGCAACCCCACCGATTTGCGCCGCGTGCTGAACAACCTGATCGAAAATGCGCGCCGCTATGGCAAGACGCCGGGCAGCGACATGACGGAAATCGACATCACTTGCCAGGTGCGCACCAGCCACGGTGCGAAAAAGGTGATCATCGAGGTACAGGATCACGGCACGGGCGTGCCGGCGGAAAAGATCGAACAGCTGATGAAACCGTTCACCCGCCTCGACACGGCGCGCGGACAGGCCAATGGCGCCGGATTGGGCCTGGCCATCGTCGACCGCGTACTGCTGCGCCATGGCGCCGAATTGCAGGTGCGCAACCGCGAAGGCGGCGGCCTGGCGTTTCAGATCAGCTTGCCAGCGGTATCAGCGGTATAA
- the dapD gene encoding 2,3,4,5-tetrahydropyridine-2,6-dicarboxylate N-succinyltransferase, producing MSQQLQNIIDQAWENRAEINPGNGTAELRDAVSHVINGLDNGSIRVAEKTTGDWVVNQWVKKAVLLSFRLEDNVVLPSDGTMQFYDKVPTKFANYTKEDFAKGGFRVVPPAVARRGSFIAKNVVLMPSYVNIGAYVDEGAMVDTWATVGSCAQIGKNVHLSGGVGIGGVLEPMQANPTIIEDNCFIGARSEIVEGVIVEENSVISMGVYIGQSTKIYDRATGEVTYGRVPAGSVVVSGNLPSEDGKYSLYCAVIVKRVDAKTRAKTGINELLRGI from the coding sequence ATGAGCCAACAACTGCAAAACATCATCGACCAGGCCTGGGAAAACCGCGCCGAGATCAATCCAGGCAACGGCACAGCCGAACTGCGCGACGCCGTGTCCCACGTCATCAATGGCCTGGACAACGGCAGCATCCGCGTGGCGGAAAAAACCACGGGCGACTGGGTCGTCAACCAATGGGTCAAGAAAGCCGTGCTGCTGTCGTTCCGCCTGGAAGACAACGTCGTCCTGCCATCGGATGGCACGATGCAGTTCTACGACAAGGTCCCGACCAAGTTCGCCAACTACACCAAGGAAGACTTCGCCAAGGGCGGTTTCCGCGTGGTGCCGCCAGCCGTCGCCCGCCGCGGCAGCTTCATCGCCAAGAACGTCGTGCTGATGCCGTCCTACGTCAACATCGGCGCCTACGTCGATGAAGGCGCCATGGTCGACACCTGGGCCACCGTCGGCTCCTGCGCCCAGATCGGCAAGAACGTCCACCTGTCCGGCGGCGTCGGCATCGGCGGCGTGCTGGAACCAATGCAAGCGAACCCGACCATCATCGAAGACAACTGCTTCATCGGCGCCCGCTCGGAAATCGTCGAAGGCGTGATCGTCGAAGAAAACTCGGTCATCTCGATGGGCGTGTACATCGGCCAGTCGACCAAGATCTACGACCGCGCCACGGGCGAAGTGACCTACGGCCGCGTACCAGCCGGTTCCGTCGTGGTCTCGGGCAACCTGCCATCGGAAGACGGCAAGTACTCGCTGTACTGCGCCGTCATCGTCAAACGCGTGGATGCAAAAACCCGCGCCAAGACGGGCATCAACGAGTTGCTGCGCGGCATTTAA
- the arfB gene encoding alternative ribosome rescue aminoacyl-tRNA hydrolase ArfB encodes MQHLVNPAEVEFSAIRAQGPGGQNVNKVSSAIHLRFPIAASSLPEAYKERLLALRDSRISKDGVLVLKAQQSRSQEQNKEEALRRLQEIIDSVTFLPAVRRATKPTRSSQRRRLDSKSTHSVLKQSRGKVTD; translated from the coding sequence ATGCAACACCTCGTCAATCCCGCTGAAGTTGAATTTTCCGCCATCCGCGCCCAGGGGCCGGGCGGGCAGAACGTCAACAAGGTGTCCAGCGCCATCCATTTGCGCTTTCCCATCGCCGCCTCGTCGCTGCCGGAAGCGTACAAGGAGCGTTTGCTGGCCCTGCGCGACAGCCGCATCAGCAAGGATGGCGTACTGGTGCTCAAGGCGCAGCAGTCGCGCAGCCAGGAGCAGAACAAGGAAGAAGCCTTGCGGCGCTTGCAGGAAATCATCGACAGCGTGACCTTCCTGCCCGCCGTGCGCCGCGCCACCAAGCCCACGCGCAGCTCGCAGCGGCGCCGTCTCGACAGCAAGAGCACGCACAGCGTCCTCAAACAGTCGCGCGGCAAGGTCACCGACTGA